A window of the Emys orbicularis isolate rEmyOrb1 chromosome 1, rEmyOrb1.hap1, whole genome shotgun sequence genome harbors these coding sequences:
- the ARGLU1 gene encoding arginine and glutamate-rich protein 1 isoform X1 → MGRSRSRSSSRSKHTKSSKHTKKNRSRSRSRSREKERARKRSKSRETKRNRRRESRSRSRSNTAPSSRRERERERASSPPDRIDIFGRTVSKRSSLDEKQKREEEEKKAEFERQRKIRQQEIEEKLIEEETARRVEELVAKRVEEELEKRKDEIEREVLRRVEEAKRIMEKQLLEELERQRQAELAAQKAREEEERAKREELERILEENNRKIAEAQAKLAEEQLKIVEEQRKIHEERMKLEQERQRQQKEEQKMILGKGKSRPKLSFSLKSQD, encoded by the exons ATGGGTCGGTCCCGCAGCCGGAGCTCGTCCCGCTCCAAGCACACCAAGAGCTCCAAGCACACCAAGAAGAACCGGAGCCGCTCGCGGTCCCGCTCCCGGGAGAAGGAGCGGGCGCGCAAGCGCTCCAAGTCCCGGGAGACCAAGCGGAACCGGCGCCGCGAGTCCCGCTCCCGGTCCCGCTCCAACACGGCCCCCTCGTCCCGCCGGGAGCGCGAGCGGGAGCGCGCCTCGTCCCCGCCGGACCGCATCGACATCTTCGGGCGCACGGTGAGCAAGCGCAGCAGCCTGGACGAGAAGCAGaagcgggaggaggaggagaaaaaagcGGAGTTCGAGCGGCAGCGGAAAAT ACGCCAACAAGAAATTGAAGAGAAACTCATAGAGGAAGAGACTGCCCGAAGAGTGGAAGAGCTTGTGGCTAAGCGTGTAGAGGAAGAGCTGGAGAAACGGAAGGATGAGATTGAGCGAGAGGTTCTCCGCAGGGTGGAGGAGGCTAAGCGCATCATGGAAAAACAGTTGCTCGAAGAACTCGAGCGACAGCGACAAGCTGAACTTGCGGCACAAAAAGCCAGAGAG GAGGAAGAGCGTGCAAAACGTGAGGAACTAGAGCGAATATTAGAAGAGAATAATCGAAAAATTGCAGAAGCACAAGCTAAACTG GCTGAAGAACAATTGAAAATTGTTGAAGAACAAAGAAAGATTCATGAGGAGAGGATGAAACTAGAACAAGAGAGGCAACGTCAGCAAAAGGAAGAGCAAAAAATGATCCTGGGCAAGGGAAAGTCTAGGCCAAAACTGTCCTTCTCACTAAAGAGCCAGGATTAA
- the ARGLU1 gene encoding arginine and glutamate-rich protein 1 isoform X2 — MGRSRSRSSSRSKHTKSSKHTKKNRSRSRSRSREKERARKRSKSRETKRNRRRESRSRSRSNTAPSSRRERERERASSPPDRIDIFGRTVSKRSSLDEKQKREEEEKKAEFERQRKIRQQEIEEKLIEEETARRVEELVAKRVEEELEKRKDEIEREVLRRVEEAKRIMEKQLLEELERQRQAELAAQKARERKLARMAAEEHTLQDTGQDSKYSTFNAD, encoded by the exons ATGGGTCGGTCCCGCAGCCGGAGCTCGTCCCGCTCCAAGCACACCAAGAGCTCCAAGCACACCAAGAAGAACCGGAGCCGCTCGCGGTCCCGCTCCCGGGAGAAGGAGCGGGCGCGCAAGCGCTCCAAGTCCCGGGAGACCAAGCGGAACCGGCGCCGCGAGTCCCGCTCCCGGTCCCGCTCCAACACGGCCCCCTCGTCCCGCCGGGAGCGCGAGCGGGAGCGCGCCTCGTCCCCGCCGGACCGCATCGACATCTTCGGGCGCACGGTGAGCAAGCGCAGCAGCCTGGACGAGAAGCAGaagcgggaggaggaggagaaaaaagcGGAGTTCGAGCGGCAGCGGAAAAT ACGCCAACAAGAAATTGAAGAGAAACTCATAGAGGAAGAGACTGCCCGAAGAGTGGAAGAGCTTGTGGCTAAGCGTGTAGAGGAAGAGCTGGAGAAACGGAAGGATGAGATTGAGCGAGAGGTTCTCCGCAGGGTGGAGGAGGCTAAGCGCATCATGGAAAAACAGTTGCTCGAAGAACTCGAGCGACAGCGACAAGCTGAACTTGCGGCACAAAAAGCCAGAGAG AGGAAGCTGGCGCGTATGGCAGCCGAGGAGCACACTCTGCAGGACACTGGACAAGACAGTAAATATTCAACTTTTAATGCTGATTAA